The genomic segment AATTTCCGCGGAGTCCCAGGCGAACGTCTTGCCGCCGAGCTCCATGGCGAACACGAGACAGACGATCGTGCCGACGAGCGAGGCGGCGCCGGTCCAATCGATCACCTGGCGGTCGTGCTGCGCCGACTCTTTGTAGAAGAAGGCGATCATCGCGAACGCGATCAGTCCGAGCGGCAGATTGATATAGAAGATCCAGTTCCACCCGATATGATCCGTGATATAGGCGCCGAGCAGCGGCCCGAAGATGCTGGAGAGGCCGAATACCGCGCCGAACAGGCCGCCCAGCTTGCCCCGGCTCTCCGGCGGCACGGCGTCGAACATGATGGTAAAGGCAATCGGCACCAGCGCGCCCGCCCCGATCCCCTGCACGGCCCGGTACAGGCTGAGCTGCAGGATCGAATCGGCCGTGCCGCAGAGGGCCGAGCCGACCATGAAGCAGATGACGCCGAAGACGAAGAATCGCTTGCGCCCGTACATATCCGAAAGTTTGCCGAAGATCGGCATGCCCGCCATTTCCGCGACCATGTAGGCCGACGTTACCCACACGAATTTGTCGAGACCGCCGAGTTCCCCGATGATGGAGCCCATGGCCGTCGCGGTGATGGAGTTGTCCATCGAGGCCATCAGGATGGAGAGCAGGAGGCCTGCGATCACGATGCCGGTGTTTTGCGTTGTTCGTACCACTCGAATCATTCCTTTGCGCTGATTTGGTTCTGCATCGTCTTGCTGTCTGTATTCATTGTATGGGAGCGTCCATGACAACAGTCTGTCAGTATTCGCGAGATTTCCGTTTACGCAGGGGCGATTTTGTTAGATGATAAGAGGAATGGTTTCGAAATAGACAGATTACAGGATGGGGAGCGAGCATGAGCTACAAAATCGTGTTTTTCGATATCGACGGAACGTTGGTGGACGAGGAAAAACGCATTCCCGAGGATACGCGTCTCGCCATCGCCGAGCTGAAGGCGAGCGGGATCGAGCCGGTCATCGCGACCGGGCGCGCGCCGTACTTTTTCAAGTGGCTGCTGGAGGAGCTCGACATCGAGTCGTTCGTCAGCCTGAACGGCGGCTATGTCGTGTATAAGGGCAAGGAGCTGTACGAGCGGCGGATTCCGATCGGCGATCTGGAAAAGCTTGTCGAGCTGTCGGGACGCGCGGGGCATCCGCTCGTATTCGAGGGCAAAGCGGCCTACCATACGAACCATGAGAACGACGAAGGCGTCTGGAAAGCCGTCGATTCGCTCCGCGTGGAGCGACCCGGATTCAATGCCGATTTTTGGCGGGGAGAGGGCATTTATCAAGTGTTCCTTCACTGCACGGAAGGCGAGGAAGCGGCATATTTGCCGGAGCTGCCGGGGCTGCGGTTCATCCGCTGGCATCCGAACGCGCTGGACGTGCTGCCGCATACCGGCTCCAAAGCCGAGGGCATCCAGGCCATGCTGGACGCGCTCGGCATTCCGGCCGAAGAAGCGATCGCCTTCGGGGACGGCCTGAACGACAAGGAGATGCTGGCGCTCGTCGGTCTCGGCATCGCGATGGGCAACAGCCATCCGGAGCTGCTGGCGCATGCGGACTATGTGACGGCGCGCGCGGACGAGGGCGGCATCCGTCAGGGGCTGGTCTATGCGAAATGCATTCCGGACGGGAAGGGGGCCACGGTATGAGTTTGGAAGTGAATTTTTGCTCGTCGTGCGGGTCCGCGATGGAGACGCGCGACGTCGACGGCACGCCGCGACGTGCGTGTACCGCATGCAGCTTCGTGCATTGGGGCAACTACAGCATCGGCGTAGGTGCGCTTGTGGAGCGGGAGGGCAAGATTCTGCTCGTGCGCAGGGCGCAGGAGCCGGGCAAAGGGTACTGGACGAACCCGGGCGGATACGCGGAGCAGCTGGAGCAAATTAACGAGACGGTGCGGCGCGAGGTGCTGGAGGAGACGGGCATCGATGCAGTCGTGACGGGCGTCGCTGCGCTGCGGGACCAGCCGAGAGTCGTGCACAATCTGTACGTCGCCTTCACGATGGCATACGTCGGCGGCGAGCCGGTGCCGGACGGCGTGGAGGTGGATGCGGCGGGATTTTACGGGCTGGAGGAGCTCGAGACGATGAACGTGGCGCCGTTCACGCGCTGGCTCGTCGACGTCGCGATGAAGCGCGACGGATCCGCAGGCCTCGCCGTCGACGAAGCGCCGATCGTGCCGCTGCCGGGGTACGGGTTGTTTCGCATTTAAGCGGCGGCCGGAGAGAGAGATGCCGCTGTTGCTCGCCGGATTGAGGCTTGGCAGGCATAAGGAACCGATGGGCCGTTACTGTATTCGCTGAAAGATGGTCTCTCGCAGAATAACGATGTGCGGCATCGTTAATCGGGTGAAACCAGGTTACTCTTGCGGAATAACGATGTGCGGCATCGTTAATCGGATGAAACTCAGACACTCTCACGGAATAACGATGAGCGGCATCGTTAATCGAGTGAAACCAGGTTACTCTCGCGGAATAACGATGAGCGGCATCGTTAATCGGACGGAATTTCTGCGATTCTAGTCAATAAGTTACCTTTTGCCGCTATCGCGTCGCCGGAGTGGGGTCCACGCAGCCATAAGGAACTTTTGTGCCGTTATTGCTTGCCGGAGTGGGGTCCACGCAGCCATAAGGAACTTTTGTGCCGTTATTACTTGCCGGAGTGGGGTCCACGCAGCCATAAGGAACTTTTGTGCCGTTATTGCTTGCCGGAGTGGGGTCCACGCAGCCATAAGGAACTTTTGTGCCGTTATTGCTTGCCGGAGTGGGGTCCACGCAGCCATAAGGAACTTTTGTGCCGCTATTGCTCGCCGGAGTGGGGGTTCACGCAGCCATTAGGAACTTTTATGCCGCTATTGCTCGCGAGAGTGGGGGGGCCGCGCAGCCATAAGGAACTTTGTGCAGCTATTGCTCGCCGGAGTGAGGGCCGCGCAGCCATAAGGAACTTTTTTGCCGCTATCGCGTCCCCGGAGTGGGGCTTCATCAAAAAAAGCAGCATCGGGGTCGCCGTTTCAGACGCCCGAGCTGCTTTTTTGAATTGCAATGTGTGTTATGACGGGCGCCAAGCCTGCTGCTCCCCGTCTTTTTCCGTGTACAAAATGAGCGTCGGCGCAAGCTTCAGGATGACGTAGTCGGGATCATGCGGGCCGTCGAGCCACTTCTCGAAGTAGCCTTTCCACACGTCCGACTTCAGCTCCTCGTCCGTCGAGATCGCGACCTCGCCCTGCACTTCGACGATCTCGCCCGGCCACAGCCGGCCCTCAAGGCCGAGCAGCAGGGACGCCTTCGGATTGGCTTTGAGCTCGTCGACTTTGTGCGTGTCGCGGTGCGTCGCGAGCAGGATCGTCAGTCCGTCGTTGAACACCCTCATATAACGCAGCGAAGGCTGGCCGTCATGGACGGTCGCGAACGCTCCGAATTTATATTTTCCGATTGCTTCTGTCAGCTTCTTCTCCAGATCGCTCATGCAGATCAGCTCCCATCTGTTTGGTCTCGTTTATCGTACCCGGATCTTGGAGTCGCCAACCATCGGCGGCCGGCCCTATGTGCAGCCATGTTATCGTCGATGGCCATGTTGAAGGGGCGACGGCTTATTAGTGTTCTTCCGATGGCGGGGCGCAAGACGCGCGCTCGATAAACGCGCCATAAATGGACAGCTTGGTCGGATTGCCGCCATAGTCGATCTTGCGGATCAAAAAGTCGACGGCCTCGTAGCCGAGCTGCTCGCGCTGTACTTGGACCGTCGTGAGCGGAGGCCTCGTACGGGCGGCTTCTTCGATGTCGTCGAAGGCTGCAACGGACAGCGAGCCGGGGATCTGTACGCCCATCGCGGTCAGCATCTCGATCAGATTGACGGCGATGCGGTCGTTGGCGCAAAACCAAGCCGTCGGATAGCCGCTCAGCCCATCCAGCCAGGCCTGCACCTCGGATGGCTGCGAATGAAGCGTCGCGAGCGGGGCCTCGCCGGTCAGGCAGTATTCCTCGGGGATGGCGAGCCCGGCCTCGCTCATCGCCTGGCAAAAACCGAGCCAGCGCTCCATAAAACTGCGGGTCATGCCGATCGCGCCTATAAATCCGATCTCGCGGTGACCGAGACCGATCAGGTACGACACGATGCGGTAAGCCTCGGTCGTATTGGCGGTAACGACGGCGTCGAGCTTCAGCGTGTCGTAGTCGTGGTCGACGATGACGAGCGGCGCGCCGAGCTCCAGCAGATGGCGGACGTAGGCTTCTCGGAAGACCCCGATTAGCAGCAAGCCTTCGAACACGGCCAGATGCCATTCTTCCGGCAGCAGTAACGCCTCCTCCATTCGCTCCGTGATCTCGCACAGTACCGCCGTGCTCCCGGTTTCCTTTGCCCGCCTGTCGATTGCCCAATAGATTTCCCTATAGAAGCCTTGGTCATGCCGGATATACTTCGGAATAAGGACGAGCAGGTTGCGGGTTCGCCGTCCCTCCTTGTCCGTACGCGCCCGGTAGCCGAGCCGGTTCGCCGTTTCGAATATGCGGTCGCGCAGCGATTCGCTCACACCAGGTTTGCCGCTCAGGGCAAGCGATACGGCGTTTTTGGAGACGCCGAGCGCGTCCGCGATCTGTTGCATGGATACTTTGCCGCTCATCGTCGTTTAACCTCGAATCTGATGGGATGCTGTCGCTTTACACATTGAAGTTTGTCAAGCGGTTTGTCAATTGATGCGCGCAAGGCAATGCTCTATGATGTGTGCGAAGGAAGACATACGGACGAGGAACGGGGCGGTACGAGAGATGAAGGAATGGCTGCTGAACGGCGAGACGTGGGAAGTTAAAGGCTATTGGCCATGGGTGCCGCTGAAGGTGAGCAGCATGGAGATCGGCCAGGAGCTGCTGGGCGTGACGGACTGGATGCCTGCGACGGTGCCGGGCGGCGTGCATGCGGACCTGCTGCGCGCGGGACTGATCGAGGACCCGTGGTCCGGCTTGAACAGCTGGAAATGCGAATGGGTGGAAAACCGGTGGTGGGTGTACCGCGCTACCTTCGCTTGCCCCGAGCCGGGGAGCGGCCGGACGGAGCTCGTGTTCAAGGGGCTCGATTACGAGGCGCAGGTGTTCGTGGACGGCAAGCTGCTCGGCGAGCACGAAGGCATGTACCACGAGGTCGTATTCGACGTGACCGAGGCGGCGCGCACGCAGGAGCGGATGGAAGTGACCGTCATGTTCAAGCACGCGCCGGACGAGATGTCGCAGATCGGGCTGACCTCGCGGACATATACGCAAAAAAGCAGGTTCAACTATAAATGGGACTTTTCCACGCGGCTAGTCAATATCGGCATCTGGGACGACGTGCTGCTGCGTGTGCACGAAGCCTGGACGCTCGACGACGTCTCGGTGACGACGGACGCGGATCCTGAAGCCGGAACGGGCGAGATTTTCGTATCGGCTGCGGCTCGCGGATTTGCGATAGCGGATGATGCCGGAGCCATTGGAAATGGTGCTGAAGTCATTGCGGGCGACGCGCAAGCGCTGACGTTGCGGGTCGACGTGACCGATCCCGATGGCGTTAATGTCGCGCACAGCGAGTCTCCGATCGGAACGGACGGCCGAACGGGGGAGCTGCGTATCCCGATCGAGCAGGCGCGCCTGTGGCAGCCGAACGGTTACGGCGAGCAGCCGTTGTACGGCGTGCGGCTGACGCTTTTGGCGGGCGGCGACGTCATGGATACGCGCGAGCTCAAGACGGGCATTCGTTCGCTGTCTTATGCGCAAAACGAGGAGAGTCCGGCGGAGGCGCTGCCTTATACGTTTGTCGTGAACGGCAAGCGCATCTACGTCCGAGGCGTCAACATGACGCCGCTCGATCATCTGTACGGCAACGTGACGCCGGAGCAATACGAATACTACGTGCTGCTCATGAAACGCGCGGGCGTCAACATGGTGCGCGTGTGGGGCGGCGGCATTATCGAAAAAGAGTCCTTTTACGACCTGTGCGACCGCCACGGCCTCCTCGTATGGCAGGAGTTCGTCCAGTCGAGCTCGGGCATCGACAACATTCCGTCGAAGCGGCCGGCGTTCCTCGAGCTGATCGCGCTGACGGCGGTGAGCGCCTTGAAGGCGAAGCGCAATCACGTTTCGCTGACCGTCTGGAGCGGCGGCAACGAGCTGATGAGCGAGCCGAACGTGCCTTCGACCTACGAAGACGCGAACCTGGCGATGCTGAAAAAGCTTGTAGAAACGCATGATCCGCGGCGGCTTTTCCTGCCGACGTCGGCATCGGGGCCGGTGCAGTACATCACGCCTGAGAAGGGCATCAGCCACGATGTGCATGGACATTGGAAGTACCAGGGCAATCCGGGTCACTACGAGCTGTATTCGGACGTGGACAATCTGTTCCACAGCGAATTCGGCGTCGACGGCGTGAGCGCGGTCAAGAGCTTGAAGAAGTTTCTGCCGGCGTCCGAGCTGCGACCGGTCTCGATGAACGACAGCCTCGTCTGGCGTCATCACGGCGAATGGTGGGACACGTACGATCGCGACATCGAGCTGTTCGGCGAGGATGTCGGGGCCGGGATCGGTCTCTTCAGCCGCGCGAGCCAGTGGATTCAGGCGGAAGGGCTGCGATTCGTGCTGGAGGCGAACCGGCGTCGTCAGTTCAAAAACAGTGGCAGCGTCATCTGGCAGCTGAACGAGCCGTACCCGAACGCTTCGAGCACGAGTCTCGTCGATTACTATGGCGAAAGTAAAATGGCTTATTATTGGACGCGCCGGGCGTACAGCCCGTATTTTGCTTCCGCGGCCTACAAGCGGCTGAACTTTAGGAGCGGGGAAACGTTCGAGGCGAGACTGTTCGCGGGCGCTCATGCGGAGACGGAAGGGTTGACGGTTCGCAGCCGGTTGCTCGGTATGGACGGCGAATTGCTGCATGAGCAGTCGGACGCCGTGAGCGTCGACGGCGAGCATACGGCGCATGCGGGCGACCTGCACACGCTCGTAACGGAAGCCTTCGGGTCGTTGTTCCTGCTGCGGCTCGAGCTCCTCGATCCGGCGGGCGCGGTACTGCATGCGAACGATTATTTCTTCTCGACGCTGGAGCGTGACGTCTATGCGCCTGCGTTGACTAGCGGCGACGGGGGGCGCCTGACGGCAACGGCGCTCGGCGATTGGGCGGCTGAAGACACGACGGCTGCCGGCGAGACGATTGCCGCGCAAGGGGACGATGCGAAGGCGAACGACGCGAAGGCGAACGATGCGAGGGCGAACGATGTGTTGAGGCGGCTAGAAGCCGTTACGCGGCGCTTCAGGCTGACCAACGACGGCGATCATGCTGCGCTGCACGTGCATGCGGAGGAGTCGACGAACGGCTGGTGGATGGCGGCCGACGACCTCTACTTCACCCTGCTGCCCGGCGAGAGCCGCGAGTTGACCGTTACCTGCTGGCGCAAGCGCGCGGGCGGATTTTTGGCAGGGGACGTAGGAGCGGCTGCGGATGCGCTGCCGGAGCTGGGGTTCAGGAGCTTTTAATGCGCTCGCCAGCTCGAATTGTGCGGAAAAACCGTGTAACTCGGGCAAGAGTAGGCTCGCCAGCTCGAATTGCACGGAAAAATCGTGTAACTCGGGCGCTGCTTGGCTCTCCGTCTCGAGTTGCGCGAAAAAACCGTGCAACTCGGCCAAAGCTCGGCTCGCCGGCTCGAACTACGCGGAAATCCCGAGCAAGCGCATCGCATCGAATCTCATCGCATCGAATCTCATCCATCTCACCGCTCCCCCTCGTCTCGCAGTTTCTCATAGGAAGAACGGTACGCACGGGGCGCAAGCCCCGTTATTTTTTTGAACACGTCCAGGAAGTAGCCCCGATCTTGATAGCCCACCGCCTCTCCAACCTCCTGAACGGAGAGCCGCGTATGCCGCAGCAGCTCGCAACTCCGTTCGATTCGCAGCCGCTGGACATATTGGTTGAAGGTAAGTCCGGTCGCTTTGGCAAACAGCCGGTAAAAATGCCGCTCGCTCAACCCGGCCGCTTCAGCCGCCTGCGCAGCCGTGATTGGCGAGGCGAGGGAAGCGCGAATGAAGGAGAGCGCATCCTCCATGCCGCCCGCACGCTCCGCGTGGGTGCCGTCTCGCTCATCGGCAAGCCTGCGCTCAATTTCCGTAAGCAGCACGATGAACAATGCGAAGATACGCGATTGATAACCTGTCCGGCGCCCCGCGAATTCCGAATAAGCGGCTGAAAAAAACGTTTCGAAGGCGCCCGTCCGGTCCTGCATCTTCCGCCAGCCGCCATCTCCAGGAGCGAGGTCCAA from the Cohnella hashimotonis genome contains:
- a CDS encoding Cof-type HAD-IIB family hydrolase; this translates as MSYKIVFFDIDGTLVDEEKRIPEDTRLAIAELKASGIEPVIATGRAPYFFKWLLEELDIESFVSLNGGYVVYKGKELYERRIPIGDLEKLVELSGRAGHPLVFEGKAAYHTNHENDEGVWKAVDSLRVERPGFNADFWRGEGIYQVFLHCTEGEEAAYLPELPGLRFIRWHPNALDVLPHTGSKAEGIQAMLDALGIPAEEAIAFGDGLNDKEMLALVGLGIAMGNSHPELLAHADYVTARADEGGIRQGLVYAKCIPDGKGATV
- a CDS encoding NUDIX hydrolase, with translation MEVNFCSSCGSAMETRDVDGTPRRACTACSFVHWGNYSIGVGALVEREGKILLVRRAQEPGKGYWTNPGGYAEQLEQINETVRREVLEETGIDAVVTGVAALRDQPRVVHNLYVAFTMAYVGGEPVPDGVEVDAAGFYGLEELETMNVAPFTRWLVDVAMKRDGSAGLAVDEAPIVPLPGYGLFRI
- a CDS encoding pyridoxamine 5'-phosphate oxidase family protein — its product is MSDLEKKLTEAIGKYKFGAFATVHDGQPSLRYMRVFNDGLTILLATHRDTHKVDELKANPKASLLLGLEGRLWPGEIVEVQGEVAISTDEELKSDVWKGYFEKWLDGPHDPDYVILKLAPTLILYTEKDGEQQAWRPS
- a CDS encoding LacI family DNA-binding transcriptional regulator; this translates as MSGKVSMQQIADALGVSKNAVSLALSGKPGVSESLRDRIFETANRLGYRARTDKEGRRTRNLLVLIPKYIRHDQGFYREIYWAIDRRAKETGSTAVLCEITERMEEALLLPEEWHLAVFEGLLLIGVFREAYVRHLLELGAPLVIVDHDYDTLKLDAVVTANTTEAYRIVSYLIGLGHREIGFIGAIGMTRSFMERWLGFCQAMSEAGLAIPEEYCLTGEAPLATLHSQPSEVQAWLDGLSGYPTAWFCANDRIAVNLIEMLTAMGVQIPGSLSVAAFDDIEEAARTRPPLTTVQVQREQLGYEAVDFLIRKIDYGGNPTKLSIYGAFIERASCAPPSEEH
- a CDS encoding glycoside hydrolase family 2 protein, with the translated sequence MKEWLLNGETWEVKGYWPWVPLKVSSMEIGQELLGVTDWMPATVPGGVHADLLRAGLIEDPWSGLNSWKCEWVENRWWVYRATFACPEPGSGRTELVFKGLDYEAQVFVDGKLLGEHEGMYHEVVFDVTEAARTQERMEVTVMFKHAPDEMSQIGLTSRTYTQKSRFNYKWDFSTRLVNIGIWDDVLLRVHEAWTLDDVSVTTDADPEAGTGEIFVSAAARGFAIADDAGAIGNGAEVIAGDAQALTLRVDVTDPDGVNVAHSESPIGTDGRTGELRIPIEQARLWQPNGYGEQPLYGVRLTLLAGGDVMDTRELKTGIRSLSYAQNEESPAEALPYTFVVNGKRIYVRGVNMTPLDHLYGNVTPEQYEYYVLLMKRAGVNMVRVWGGGIIEKESFYDLCDRHGLLVWQEFVQSSSGIDNIPSKRPAFLELIALTAVSALKAKRNHVSLTVWSGGNELMSEPNVPSTYEDANLAMLKKLVETHDPRRLFLPTSASGPVQYITPEKGISHDVHGHWKYQGNPGHYELYSDVDNLFHSEFGVDGVSAVKSLKKFLPASELRPVSMNDSLVWRHHGEWWDTYDRDIELFGEDVGAGIGLFSRASQWIQAEGLRFVLEANRRRQFKNSGSVIWQLNEPYPNASSTSLVDYYGESKMAYYWTRRAYSPYFASAAYKRLNFRSGETFEARLFAGAHAETEGLTVRSRLLGMDGELLHEQSDAVSVDGEHTAHAGDLHTLVTEAFGSLFLLRLELLDPAGAVLHANDYFFSTLERDVYAPALTSGDGGRLTATALGDWAAEDTTAAGETIAAQGDDAKANDAKANDARANDVLRRLEAVTRRFRLTNDGDHAALHVHAEESTNGWWMAADDLYFTLLPGESRELTVTCWRKRAGGFLAGDVGAAADALPELGFRSF
- a CDS encoding AraC family transcriptional regulator; this translates as MIKQRVEVTPSHIFFDGELPFYINRVSESYELGYHAHEFTEISYVGEGEGHQYIGEERLRVRRGDLFTLPLGASHVFRPSSTNAGKPLVVYNFIFESERMAEALRGFPGLDRLGGALSCLDLAPGDGGWRKMQDRTGAFETFFSAAYSEFAGRRTGYQSRIFALFIVLLTEIERRLADERDGTHAERAGGMEDALSFIRASLASPITAAQAAEAAGLSERHFYRLFAKATGLTFNQYVQRLRIERSCELLRHTRLSVQEVGEAVGYQDRGYFLDVFKKITGLAPRAYRSSYEKLRDEGER